A single Lolium perenne isolate Kyuss_39 chromosome 6, Kyuss_2.0, whole genome shotgun sequence DNA region contains:
- the LOC127307102 gene encoding putative receptor-like protein kinase At3g47110 yields the protein MSIVLLLHFIVLQKNRPRRIYSLVPSFGKKFPKVSYSDLARATENFSRTKLVGRGSYGSVYKGKIIQAKIQMAIKVFDLGMRCGDKSFISECEVLRRVGHINLISVLTACSTIDNVGHPFKALIYEFMPNGNLDTWLNIRSAGEASKSLGLGQRIKIVANIADALAYLHHDCEKSIVHCDLKPSNILLDDDLNAYLGDFGIANLVINSMSSAIGHLRSESSSYSSIGLKGTVGYMAPEYAQTGLASTCGDVYSFGILLLEILTAKGQQILYLRTNSTLSIRPRGTFQIRYCISLMLIFKKNVNDLFVQQQKQETGYISACCPLCK from the exons ATGTCAATTGTATTGTTGCTCCACTTTATAGTCCTTCAGAAGAACAGGCCAAGAAGAATATATTCATTGGTGCCTTCTTTTGGCAAGAAATTCCCTAAAGTTTCTTACAGTGATCTAGCTCGAGCTACTGAAAACTTCTCTCGAACAAAGTTGGTTGGTAGAGGAAGTTATGGTTCAGTTTATAAAGGAAAGATCATCCAAGCTAAAATTCAAATGGCTATTAAGGTCTTTGACCTTGGGATGAGATGTGGAGATAAAAGTTTCATATCAGAATGCGAGGTTTTGAGAAGAGTTGGACATATAAATCTCATTTCCGTTCTAACAGCATGTTCAACAATAGATAATGTAGGTCATCCTTTTAAAGCTCTAATTTATGAATTTATGCCAAACGGGAATTTGGACACATGGCTAAATATACGATCTGCTGGTGAAGCTTCCAAGAGTTTGGGCTTAGGACAAAGAATAAAGATAGTTGCTAACATAGCTGATGCATTAGCCTATCTACACCATGATTGTGAGAAGTCCATTGTTCATTGTGATCTGAAGCCCAGCAATATCCTCCTAGATGATGATTTAAACGCATACTTGGGCGACTTTGGTATTGCAAACCTGGTCATCAATTCTATGTCCTCAGCAATTGGTCATTTAAGGTCAGAGTCAAGTTCATATAGCTCGATCGGATTGAAGGGAACTGTAGGATATATGGCGCCAG AGTATGCTCAAACTGGCCTAGCATCGACATGCGGGGACGTTTACAGTTTTGGGATACTGCTTCTGGAGATACTGACGGCAAAAGGCCAACAGATTCTATATTTGAGAACGAACTCAACATTGTCAATTCGGCCGAGAGGAACTTTCCAGATCAGATACTGCATATCATTGATGCTGATCTTCAAGAAGAATGTAAATGACTTGTTTGTACAACAACAGAAACAGGAAACAGGGTATATCAGTGCTTGCTGTCCCTTGTGCAAGTAG